The nucleotide window TATAAATTTCTTTTTTAGCTCCTACGTCAACTCCTCTTGTAGGTTCATCTAAAATTAATATTTTAGGATTGGTCATAAGAGCTTTTCCTATAGCTACTTTTTGTTGATTTCCTCCACTTAAATTTTTTATCAATTGGTCCATTGTAGGAGTTTTTATATTAAATTTTGATATAAAATTTTTCACTGATTTTTTTTCTTTATTTGGTTCAATTTTTTTATAAAAATTTTCAAATTTTGATAGTGAAGATAAACTCATATTTTTTTTCACAGAAAGCCCGACAATTAATCCATCTCCCTTTCTATCTTCTGAAACATAAGCAATTTTATTTTCTAAAGCTTGTTGGGGAGAATTAATTTCTACTTTATTTCCTTCAATATAAATTTGTCCATTTGTTTTTTTAAAACATCCATAAATAGTTTTTGCTAATTCAGTTCTTCCAGCACCCATAAGTCCAGCTATTCCTAATATTTCACCTTTTCTAACAAAAAAATTAATATCTTTTGTAACTTCTCCATTAAGATTTTCTACTTTTAAAGAAATATCACCAAACTTAGTATCTATTCTAGGAAATTGATCTTCTAATTTTCGACCTATCATTTTTTCGATAATAATATCTTCTGTTGTATTTTTTACAATAAGTTCATCTATAAATTTTCCATCTCTCATAATAGTAGCAAAGTCACATATTTCAAATATTTCTTTTAACCTGTGAGAAATGTAGACGATACTTTTATTTTCAGCTACCAATTCATTTATTACTTTAAATAAACTTTTTGTTTCAGTATCAGTAAGAGCATCGGTAGGTTCATCCATAACTATTATTTTAGCATTTTGAGAAAGAGCTTTTGCTATTTCTACCATTTGTTTTTCTCCGATACTTAAATTTCCAACTAATTCTTTAGAGGAATATTTTAAATTTAATTTTTTTAAGATTATATCTGCTTCATTGAACATTATATTCCAATCTATTTTAAAATTTTTAGTTAACTCTCTTCCTAAAAAAATATTTTCAGCAATAGACAGATTATCTATTAAATTTAATTCTTGATGAATTATAGCTATTCCAGCATTTTGAGACTCTTTTGGTCCATTGAATTCAACTTTTTTTCCGTTATATTTAATTATTCCAGCATCTTTTTTATATATTCCAGTCATTATTTTCATTATAGTTGATTTTCCAGCTCCATTTTCACCAAGTAGAGCCATTACCTTTCCTTCATATATACTTAAATTAGCATTATCTAATGCTCTTACTCCTGGAAAATTTTTAATTATTCCAGACATTTCTAATATTTTTTTCATATTGTTTTCTCCTTAGAAAGTTACCCCTGATTTTAAAATAATATTAGCATAAGGTGTGCATTCTCCTGTTCTAATTACAGCTTTACTTTCTTTTGTAATTTTTTTTAGTTCTTCATGAGACACTTTTGAAATAGTTATTTTTCCACATTTTTTTTCTAATAAGTTTAATATTTTAGTGTATAAATCTATACTTATTTCTTCTGTTTCTTTAGCAATAATAACTTCTTCTATTTGTAATTCCTCTAAAATCACTTCTAAGGTTTCTAAAAAGCTAGGAATTCCTTTTTCTAAAGCTAAGTCTATTCTATTTACTTTACCTGGAATAGGTAGCCCAGCATCCCCTATTGTTATGTGATCTGTATGTCCCATTTTAGAGATTACAGAACTAATTTCACTGTTTAATAATCTGCCTTTTTTCATAGTTTATCTCCTTTAAATATTTATATTATTTTTTAAATTTATAATCAATAACTTCATTCCATGTAGGAAGAGAACTTTGAGCTCCTTTTTTAGTTACTGTGATAGCTCCTACTTGAGCTCCAAATTCCATGGCCTCTTTTATTTCTTTATCTTCTGATAACATTCTTATAACTCCTCCAATGAAGGAATCGCCAGCTGCAGTTGGATCAATAGCATTTACTTTGTGAATCCCAACACTAAAAGTTTTGTCTGTTCCTACAAATATTGATCCTTTTTTACCTAATGTAACTATAAGATTTTTAACACCCTTGTTTAGAAGTTTTTTACAAGCTATTAAAATTTCTTCTTTAGAAGTAGTAGGCATTTCACTTAAAAGTTCTAATTCAGTTTCATTAGGAATTAAAAAATCAACATTTTTGATTATATCTTTAGAAAGTTTTTTAGCTGGAGCAGGATTAAGAATAGTAATTTTATTATTTTCTTTTGCTTTTTTTAAGATATATTTAACTATTTCTATAGGAATTTCCAATTGAAGAAGAATTATATCTGCTTCTTTTATTAAATTTATATTATTATCAATATCTGTTTTATTTATTTCAAAGTTTGCTCCAGGAACAACAATTATAGTATTATCAGCATTTTCATCTACTACTATTGTAGCAATACCAGTATTAGTTTCAACTTTTTTTATGTGCTTAGTTTGGATATTATTCTTTTCTAATTCATTTATTAATATTTGTCCATGAGAATCCTTACCTACGCAACCAAACATAGTTACATTTCCACCTAATTTTGCAATGGAAACTGCTTGATTTCCTCCTTTTCCCCCTGGAATTTGAAAGAAACTTTTTCCAATAATTGTTTCTCCTAATTTAGGGTGTCTTTTAGCCATGGTAACTAAATCCATATTAAGACTTCCAATTACTAATATTTTTTTCATAATTTTATATGGCAAATAATTTGTCATATCCTCCTTTTCATTAATTTTGTAACCGTTTACATTTAAAATTAAAAAAATTATTTTTTTATTTTTCCAGGTATTTTGATAATTTTTCTAGAATTATCACCATTTAATTTATCTTTTAATATATTTACTGCTTTTTCTCCAACAGCTTTTACATTAAATTCAAGATAATCTATTTTAATACCAAAAATTTCAGCCATTTCTACCTCATCAAAACTAAATATTAAAATATGTTCAGGTATTTTTATGTTATTTTCTATAAGTCCTTTTATTACTCCAAGTGTCATCATATTATTAGCTATAAATAAAGCTTTTGGAAGATTATTTTTTTTTATAATTTCGGTTATTATTTTATAACCTGAATCTATTTTATAATCTCCATAATAAACTTTTTTTTCTAAATTTTCTTCATCCATGGCCATATTATAACCTTCTAATCTTTTAGTTGCAGTGGTTGTTCTAGTAGGGCCTGAAATCATAGCAATATTTTTTGTTTTATTCATTAAATATTTAGTTGCATTGTAGGCTCCTTTTCTATTTTCTAAATAAACTTTAGAAAAATTATCTCCTTCAACTTCTCTATCTATAAGAACATAAGGAATGTTAAATTCATCTAATCTATTAAAATGTTCATAACTAGAAAATTTATCTTTTGCTATAGGAACTATTATAACTCCTTTAACTCTTTGCTCTATTAAAGTTTCAATTACTCTTTTTTCTTTTTTTAAACTACTATAGCTATTTAAAAGGATAATATTTAAATTTTCTTTTTCGATTTTTTCATAAATTCCTTTTATAATTTTTCCAAAAAAGGGATTATCTAAATCAGGAATAACTACTCCGATAGTGTTGTTTTCTTTTTTAGCTAAATTTTGGGCTGTTATATTAGGCTTGTAATTTTTAGCTTTAATAATTTCTAAAATGTTTTTTCTTGTTTCTTCTTTTACTGAAGAAGAATTATTTATTACTCTTGATACAGTAGCCGTGGATACACCAGCTAGTCGTGCGATATCTTTTATTTTCATATTACTCTCCTTATCATGTAACCGCTTACATCATTATACATTTATAACTTTTGTTTGTCAAATGATTTTTAAGCTTTATTTTCGAACGTTTTTTTAAAAAAATATTATTTTTTTTAAGATATAGTTTAACATTTTTTAATTAATGTAGTAAAATAAGATGACTATATAAATGTGAGGAGTTATTAATGATACAGATATTTGGAGTTAAAAATTGTAATGATACAAAAAAAGCTATAAGATTTTTCAAGGATAGAAAAATTGATATTCAATTTATTAATCTCAAAGAAAAAGGAATTTCAAAAGGAGAGTTGAAAAGCATAGTACGAATTTTTGATATTGGAGATCTCTTAGATAGAGAAGGAAAAGAATTTAAAAAACGTAATTTAGAATATTATGTTTTTGATACTTTGGAATTATTAATGGATTCACCTACTCTTTTTAAGACTCCAATTTTAAGAGAAAAAAATAAAGTGACTATAGGGTATAAGCCAGAAATATGGAAGGAATGGATAAAATAGGCAAAATATGAAATGTTAACCATCGGAATAAAAAATGTTTACAATTTTTTGAATAGATTGTATAATTTCTTCTGTAACATAACTTTGAATTATATTACAAAAATTATAAAGTTAAAAGGGAGAATGGAAAATGAATTTAGAAAAGTATATTGATGGCGAAGTAACAAAAGAAATAGCAATGGAGTTAGTTAATTTAAAAGGAAGTGAACTTTTAGAATTATTTAAAGTTGCTAATATGACAAGAGAAAAATATTGTGGTGATAAAATAGAAACTTGTACAATAACAAATGCAAAGTCTGGAAAATGTTCAGAAGATTGTAAATTTTGTGCTCAATCTGAGAAGTATAATACTTGTATAACCACTTATCCTATGAAGGATATTGCAACTTTAGAAGAAGAATGTAAAGTTGCAATAGAACATAATAGCGATAGATTCTCAATAGTTACAAGTGGAAGAGGAATTAATCAAGGAACAAAAGACTATGAAACAGTAGCTAAATTTGCAGAAGATATGACAAAGGATGGTAAAATTGAAATTTGTTGCTCAATAGGTCTTTTATCAGAAGAAGAGCTTAGATATTTAAAAGGAAAAGGGATTAATAGATTTCATTCAAATTTACAGACATCTATAAAATCATATAAAGATATAGTTGCAACTACTCATAATGTGGAAGATAGAATTGAAACTATAAAAAATGCTCAAAAAGCAGGAATGAAAATTTGTTGTGGCGGAATATTAGGAATGGGTGAAACATGGGAAGATAGAATGGATATGGCTTTTACTTTTAAAGAATTAAATGTAGATGCAGTTCCAATGAATATTTTGAATCCAATTCCAGGAACTCCTCATGGGAATAGAGAAATATTATCAGTGGATGAAATATTAAAAACAATAGCTATATATAGATTAATATTAAAAGATAAGGGAATAAAAGTAATAGCAGGAAGAGAAAGTATTCTAAAAGATTTTATGGGAAATGCATTTTTAGCAGGAGCTAATGGAATGATGATTGGTGGATATCTTACAATAAATGGAAGAAGTATTGAAGATGATTTTAAATTTATAGAAAATTTAAAAAAATTATGGGCTAAATAAAAATAATTAAATAATAGAAAAAAGCGGTGAAATTTCACCGCTTTTTTTAATTCCCTTCTATATATATTTTTAATCTGTTAACAACTTCTTCCAAGATAGGGAGATCGTAGATAGAAGATATTCTAAAATAATTTTCTACACCAAAAGCAATCCCTGGCACAAGGGCAACCTTTGATTTTTTTAGTAAATCAATAGCAAAATCATAAGAATTTAGCTTTGAAATATTAGAATAGTTAACAAAAATATAGAAAGCTCCTTTAGGTTTAACTGGTTCAAGTCCCAATTTTTTTAGCTCGTCATATAGATAAAGAGCTCTTTTTTTATAGATATCTTTAAACTCACTTCTATCATCAAATCTTTCTAGAGCAACTTCTCCTGCAAGAATTGAAACTGCCATAGGTGAACTTAATGTATAAAGTGTTGTGTTTAAAAAGTTTTTTCGATATTTAACAGGGAAAATAGTATAACCAATTCTCCATCCAGTCATAGAATGAGATTTTGAAAATCCATTTATAATAATAAGCTGTTCTTTTATATTTTCAAAAGAACCGAAAGAATAAAATTCTTCAAAAGCAAGTTCACTATAAATTTCATCTGAAATTATAAATAAATCTTTTCCTGCTAAAAAATTTGCAAGATTTTTCATTTCTTCATATCCCATAACATTTCCTGTAGGATTACAAGGGTTACAAAATAAGATAGCTTTTGTTTTATCAGTTATATATTTCTCTAAAATTTCAGGAGTTAATACAAAATCATATTTAGAAATATCAATATAAACAGGTTTTGCATAACAAAGTTCTATCATAGGAGGATATCCTGCATAAAATGGAGAAAGAACAATTACTTCATCTTCTGGATTAAGAATAGTTCTAAAACAAGAAGATATAGCCTCAGATGCTCCTACATTTACAATAATATTATCAGTTTGATAATTTGTATTATATTTTTTATTATAATGTTTAGCGATAAGAGAACGAATTCTTTCTCCACCTCCAGTTGGTGGATAACTAAGTTTTATATCCTTAGCTCTTTCAAATGCTTCTAATACAATTTCCTTAGGTGTCTCTAAATCTGGTTCCCCTACAGTTAAATCAATAACATCTGAATAGTTTGTTGCTTCTTCTTTTAATGCTCTGATTAAAGAGTATTGTAAATTACTAACTACTTTGTTTACTTCCATTTATGCCTCCTTATCTTTAAGACTATTTTCTTAAGTCATCAACAAGTTGAGTTTTTCCTAAAGTTTTTTCATCAACTGTTTTTATAATTTTTGCTGGATTACCTCCAACAACAGCTCCCGCAGGAACATCTTGTAAAACTATAGAACCAGCTCCAACAACAGCTCCTTTTCCAATTCTAATTCCTTCTATAACTACAGAATTAGCACCAATTAAGACATTATCTTCAACTATTACTGGAGTTGCAGAAGAAGGTTCGATAACCCCGGCTAGAACAGTTCCAGCTCCAATGTGACAGTTTTTACCGACTGTAGCTCTTCCACCAAGGATTGCTCCCATATCTATCATGGTATTTTCTCCGATTATAGATCCAATATTTATAACAGCTCCCATCATTATAACTGCATTATCTCCAATAGTAACTTTATCTCTAATAACAGCTCCAGGTTCTATTCTTGCATTTATATTTCTAAGGTCAAGAGTAGGAACTCCAGAATTTCTTCTATCATTTTCAATATGAAAATCAGTTATAGTTTCTTTGTAATTTTCTAATATTTTAGATATTTCATCAGATTCTCCTATTAATATATAAGAACCTTCTCCTTTAAAAACTTTTGCAGTTGTTTTTAAATTTTCTAAATTACCATTAATATAAGCCTTCACAGGTGTACTTTTTGTTGAGTTTTTTATAAATGCTATTATTTCTTCAGCAGTATTTAATCCGTTCATTATTGTCCTCCGTTTAAATTTAATTATTAAAATATATCTTTCATAGAATAAAGCCCAGCAGGTTTGTCAGATAAAAATTTAGCAGCTGTTATAGCCCCTTCTGCAAATATTTTTTTAGACATTGCAGTATGTTTTATTTCAATGATTTCATCATTTCCACAGAATAAAACAGAATGTTCTCCAACAATAGTTCCGCCTCTAACAACATGTACTCCGATCTCATTTTCTTCTCTTTTTTTAATTCCTTCTCTTCCATATTGTTCTTTCATTTTTTCTTTGCAGCCTTCTTCAATAACTTCTAAAATAGTTTTAGCAGTTCCACTTGGAGAATCAACTTTTTTATTATGATGTTTTTCAATAACTTCAATATCGTATTTATCATATAATATTGGAACTATTTTTTTAAGAACATCTTGCATAAGATTAACTCCTAATGACATATTCGATGATAGAAGAATAGGTATTTCTTTTGAAAAATCTTTTAATTTATTCAAAGTGTTATCATCATATCCGGTAGTTGCAACAACTAAAGGAATTTTATTTTCTCTAGCATATTCAAGTAGAGAATTTAATCTAGAAAAATGAGAAAAATCGATTATAACATCTCCTTTTTCATTTGTTAATTCATCTGCAAAGCCACTAACATTTAAATTTTCTTCTTCTTTTAATAGGTCAGAAACTACTTTTCCCATAGCTCCTGTTCCGTGTATAATTATATCCATTTGTCAACTCCATGTTTATTTAATATAGTATGTAAAGTTTTTTTGTTTTCTTCAAACATTTCTCCAAGAGGTAATCTACAAGGTCCAACATTATAACCTAAAAAATTCATAGCATTTTTTATAGGAATAGGATTTGTTTCTATAAATAAAGCATTTACTAAATCATTATAATCTAATTGTAATCTCATTGCTTTATTAATGTCAGAATTTAAAAATGAAATAACCATTTTATGTGTTATTTTAGGTATTATATTAGCTGAAACAGAAATAACTCCTTTAGCTCCAAGTGATAATAAGGGAACAACCATATCATCATTACCAGAATAGATAGTAAGAGAAGGAATAACTCTAGCTATTTCAGCAGCATAAGAAATATTTCCACTAGCTTCTTTAATTGCTATAATATTATCAAATTTAGAAAGTTTTTCTAAAAGAGGTATTGATAAATTAACTCCTGTTCTAGAAGGAACATTATAAAGAATGATAGGACAATTAACGGCTTCAGCAATAGCTTTATAGTGATTATATATTCCATTTTCATTACCTTTATTATAATAAGGAGTAACAATTAATAATCCATCTACTCCAAGTTTTGTAGCCGCAACGCTAAATTCTATAGCATGTCTTGTGTCGTTTGAACCAGTTCCTGCAATTACAGGAATTCTATTATTAATAACTTCAACAGTAAATTTAATTACTTTCAAACTTTCTTCATCTGTCATAGTAGCAGATTCTCCAGTTGTTCCATTGATGATTATAGCATCTGTTTCATTTTCAATATGAAATTCTAAAAGTTCTTTAAGTTTAGGATAATTTACCTCCATTGAATTTGTAAATGGTGTGATTATTGCAACTCCTGATCCTGTAAATAAGGTCATATTTTTTCCTCCTATTTATTTATATTTTTAAATAATTCTGCAATTTGAACAGCATTAGTAGCTGCTCCTTTTCTAATGTTATCTCCTACAACCCAAAAGTTAATGCTTTTAGGAGCACTAAAATCTCTTCTAACTCTTCCTACAAGAATTTCATCATGTCCAGTTGCATTAGTGGCTAATGGATATTCATTATTTTCAGGATTATCCACTAAAATCATTCCTGGATATTTAGAAAAAATATCTCTTACTTCATCTAAATCAAAATCAGTTTCAAGTTCTGCAGTGATAGAAACAGAATGAGAATTAACAACGGGAACTCTAACACATGTTGCAGTTATTGGAAGATTAGGTAATTCTAATATTTTTCTAGTTTCATTTACCATCTTCATCTCTTCTTTAGTGTAACCGTTATCCAAAAATATGTCAATATGCGGAAGACAGTTATTAACTATAGGATGAGGATAATTTTGAGGCTTTTCTCCTTTTAATCCATTAGTTAAGTCTAAAACACCTTTTTGTCCTGAACCAGAAACAGCTTGATAAGTATTAAAAATTACTCTCTTTAATCCATATTTATTAGCTAATGCTTTAAGAGGAAGCATACATTGAATAGTAGAACAATTAGGGTTAGCTATAATTTTATGATTATTAAAAGCAGCATTACTATTAACTTCAGGAACAATCAAAGGAACAGAGTCATTCATCCTCCAAGCAGAAGAATTGTCTATCACAAGGCATCCTTTTTCAGCAGCTATAGGAGCGAATTTTTTACTAGTATCTCCTCCAGCAGAAAATAAAGCGATATCTATTCCACGATCAAAACTATGTTCAGTTAATTCTTCAACTATATATTCAGAACCTTTAAAGCTAATTTTTTTACCTGCACTTCTTTTAGATGCAAATAAATATAATTCTGTTATTTCTAAATTTCTTTCTTCTAAAACTTTTAAAAAAGTACTCCCTACTAACCCAGTAGCACCAACAATAGCAACTTTCATTTTAAATCCTCCTAGTTTATTTATAAATTAAATTCTTCAGCAACGGCTTTAACAGCAGTTTCAACTAACTCTCTATCAATACTACATGAAACACTTATTTCAGAAGTAGTTACTTGATAGAAATTTACATTAGCTTTGCTTAAAGATGAAAAGAATCTTCCAGCTATACCAGAGTTATTAATCATTCCAACTCCAACAATAGAAATCATTCCTAAATTGTCATTATAATCAACTTCAGCTTCTGGAATAGTTTCTTTTACTTTTTCAATAACTTGTTCTAATAAATATTTTTCATCAGATTTACAACTAAATGAAAGATCAACATGACAGTCTTTAGTCATATTTTGTGTAATCATATTTATATTTAATCCTCCAGCATCAACAATTGAAAATATTTTAGAAATTTTTTCAGGTGAATAACCAATATTTAATATTCTTGTAATAATAATTTCTTTTGTAATACTAATTCCTGTAACTAATTTTTCTTCTAATGCATTAATTGTATTCATGATATAAGTTCCTCCAGATTCACTTAAAGATTTCCCGACAAATATAGGCACATTATATTTTTTACCTATTTCCACAGCTCTAGTTTCCATAACTCCAGCTCCCAAATTAGACATTTCCATCATTTCTTCATATGATAATTGTTCTATAAACTTAGCTTTTGGGTGTAGTCTAGGATCAACACTGTATATTCCATCTACATCAGTATAAATTCTGCATTCGCATTTTAAAGCTGCAGCTAATGCAACAGCACTAGTGTCAGAACCTCCTCTTCCAAGAGTTGTTATATCTCCATGTTCATTGATTCCTTGAAAACCAGCAACGATTACTACTTTTCCTTCATTAAGATATGCCTTTATTCTATCTGTATTAATACTTTTAATTTTACTTTTTGTGTGCACTCCACTAGTTAAAATATTTGCTTGAGATCCTGTTAAGGAAATAGCTTTTGTTCCCATGGAATTAATAGCCATTGAAATAAGGGAAACAGTTTGTTGCTCTCCTGTTGATAGAAGAGAATCTAATTCTCTTTGATTAGGAGTTTCAGAAATATCTTTAGCTAATGAAATTAATTTATTTGTAGTTTTTCCCATTGCAGAAGCAACTATAACTATTTCATCATATTTAGTTTTCTTTAATTTTATTATATACTCAGCAATAGCTTTTATTTTGTCAATTGTGGCAACACTAGAACCTCCGTATTTTAGTACTACTCTCATTTGTAAATCTCCTTTGTTTTAAAAATTTAATTAAATAAAAAAGACCAACAGATTACAAACTGTTGGTCTAGTAATTTATACTAATGACGCATACTAAAGTCTAGTAAGACACAACAGAAAGCACAACATTGAATAATCAATGACAGTAACACAACTTTTAATTATGTCCCCAATATAAACTTACCTAAGGTTCATACTTCGGCAATTTTCCCTTTCACTATATTTCAAAATTTTAGGTAAACTCTATATAGCTACTAATGTCAATTGCTCCTCAATCTGATTCTTATTTAATTAAGGTGTATTATACACTTATAACAGGCAAAATAAAAATATATTTTATAAATGAATAGTATTGATATAATATATTTTATTTAATTGCTATTTTTGATTAAACTTGTTTTAATTAGATAAAGAAAAAAATTAGGAGGAGAAATATGAAAAAAAAAATATTAAATTCAGCAAATAAGATAGGAAATTTTGTTATTGATGTTAGAAGGGAATTACACAAGTACCCAGAATTAGGTTTTTCTCTTCCCAAAACAACTGAAATAATTTGTAAAATATTAGATAATTTAAAAATAGATTATCAAAAAAATATAGGTGAAAGTGGTATTGTTGCAAACATAGAAGGGAAAGATAAAAATATAACTTTAGCTTTTAGAGCAGATATGGATGCATTACCAATAATTGAAGAAACTGAATTTGAATTTAAATCAGAACATTATGGGAAAATGCATGCATGTGGGCATGATGCTCATATGAGTATTTTACTTGGGGTGGCAAAAGTTATTTCAGAAAATAAAGAAGAGCTTCCATGCAATGTTAGATTAATATTTCAACCAGCAGAAGAAACAACAGGAGGAGCAGTTCCAATGATAGAAGAAGGGGTTCTTAAAAATGTGAATGGAATATTTGGGTTACATGTTGATCCTTCTATAAATGCAGGAAAGATAGCAATTAAGTATGGAGCTATGAATGCAGCTTCAACAGGGATAAAAATAAAAATTAAAGGGAAAAGTTGTCATGGAGCTTATCCAAGTACTGGAATTGATGCAATAGTTATAGCAGCTCAAGTAATAACTGCTCTTCAAACAATAGTTAGTAGAAATATAGATTCAAGAGAATCGTTGGTTTTAAGTTTTGGGAAAATTATAGGTGGAGAAACTGAAAATGTAATAACAGGGGATGTTTTATTAGAAGGAACTATTAGGACTCTTTCTAATAGTTTGAGAGATTCTATAAAACCAAAAATAAAAAATATGGTTGAAATGATTTGTGAAGGAATGGGAGCTATAGGAGAAGTAGAATATAGAGACAGTTATATGGCTCTTATAAATAAAGATGAATTTGTAGATTTAATAAAATTAAGTGGAAATGAAATTTTAGGATTTGAAAATGTTAAAGAAAAGAAAGTTCCAGAAATGGTAGTTGAAGATTTTGCATATTATTTGGATAAAGTTCCAGGTGCT belongs to Fusobacterium sp. JB019 and includes:
- the dapA gene encoding 4-hydroxy-tetrahydrodipicolinate synthase, with the translated sequence MTLFTGSGVAIITPFTNSMEVNYPKLKELLEFHIENETDAIIINGTTGESATMTDEESLKVIKFTVEVINNRIPVIAGTGSNDTRHAIEFSVAATKLGVDGLLIVTPYYNKGNENGIYNHYKAIAEAVNCPIILYNVPSRTGVNLSIPLLEKLSKFDNIIAIKEASGNISYAAEIARVIPSLTIYSGNDDMVVPLLSLGAKGVISVSANIIPKITHKMVISFLNSDINKAMRLQLDYNDLVNALFIETNPIPIKNAMNFLGYNVGPCRLPLGEMFEENKKTLHTILNKHGVDKWI
- a CDS encoding aspartate-semialdehyde dehydrogenase, yielding MKVAIVGATGLVGSTFLKVLEERNLEITELYLFASKRSAGKKISFKGSEYIVEELTEHSFDRGIDIALFSAGGDTSKKFAPIAAEKGCLVIDNSSAWRMNDSVPLIVPEVNSNAAFNNHKIIANPNCSTIQCMLPLKALANKYGLKRVIFNTYQAVSGSGQKGVLDLTNGLKGEKPQNYPHPIVNNCLPHIDIFLDNGYTKEEMKMVNETRKILELPNLPITATCVRVPVVNSHSVSITAELETDFDLDEVRDIFSKYPGMILVDNPENNEYPLATNATGHDEILVGRVRRDFSAPKSINFWVVGDNIRKGAATNAVQIAELFKNINK
- a CDS encoding aspartate kinase; protein product: MRVVLKYGGSSVATIDKIKAIAEYIIKLKKTKYDEIVIVASAMGKTTNKLISLAKDISETPNQRELDSLLSTGEQQTVSLISMAINSMGTKAISLTGSQANILTSGVHTKSKIKSINTDRIKAYLNEGKVVIVAGFQGINEHGDITTLGRGGSDTSAVALAAALKCECRIYTDVDGIYSVDPRLHPKAKFIEQLSYEEMMEMSNLGAGVMETRAVEIGKKYNVPIFVGKSLSESGGTYIMNTINALEEKLVTGISITKEIIITRILNIGYSPEKISKIFSIVDAGGLNINMITQNMTKDCHVDLSFSCKSDEKYLLEQVIEKVKETIPEAEVDYNDNLGMISIVGVGMINNSGIAGRFFSSLSKANVNFYQVTTSEISVSCSIDRELVETAVKAVAEEFNL
- a CDS encoding M20 family metallopeptidase, producing MKKKILNSANKIGNFVIDVRRELHKYPELGFSLPKTTEIICKILDNLKIDYQKNIGESGIVANIEGKDKNITLAFRADMDALPIIEETEFEFKSEHYGKMHACGHDAHMSILLGVAKVISENKEELPCNVRLIFQPAEETTGGAVPMIEEGVLKNVNGIFGLHVDPSINAGKIAIKYGAMNAASTGIKIKIKGKSCHGAYPSTGIDAIVIAAQVITALQTIVSRNIDSRESLVLSFGKIIGGETENVITGDVLLEGTIRTLSNSLRDSIKPKIKNMVEMICEGMGAIGEVEYRDSYMALINKDEFVDLIKLSGNEILGFENVKEKKVPEMVVEDFAYYLDKVPGAFFNLGVGKKGEENKPLHNGLFSIEESSLSLGVKVQIMNLLKAYDYLKNI